Proteins found in one Labrus bergylta chromosome 8, fLabBer1.1, whole genome shotgun sequence genomic segment:
- the cldn12 gene encoding claudin-12, producing MSCRDIHATNAFAFIIAFVCVGGIAVASLIPQWRVTRLVTFNRNAKNISVYDGLWAKCVKQDGYSGCYYYDSEWYSKVDQLDLRLLQFCLPTGLLLGSLALLLCMSGMCKTCCCSEKPEPDIKTTRFLVNSAGCHLVAGTFLFLGGAIALAPSVWFLFRTKEMNIRYDNIFSDGFAVYVSIGCSGGLMLASLLMFMWYCMCKKLPSPFWLPLQTMPTSLSTQPLTANGYPPSPVYGPQPFLAQTFPPTVIDTQPYVPSQGYSQSVIAPAPPQVYMSQISAPDGYGSEVGGTQAYSYAPSQSYAPSQSYAPSQSYAPSQSYAPSQGYASSYAGHRYSSRSRMSAIEIDIPVLTQGQ from the exons ATGTCGTGCCGAGACATCCACGCCACCAACGCGTTTGCCTTCATcattgcctttgtgtgtgtgggagggatTGCTGTGGCATCGTTAATCCCACAGTGGCGAGTAACCAGACTCGTCACCTTCAATCGCAATGCCAAGAATATCAGCGTGTATGACGGGCTGTGGGCTAAATGTGTGAAACAGGATGGCTATTCAGGATGTTACTACTATGATTCAGAG TGGTACTCTAAAGTGGACCAGCTGGATCTTAGGCTCCTGCAGTTTTGTTTGCCGACAGGTCTGCTACTCGGCTCTCTGGCCTTGCTGCTGTGCATGTCAGGAATGTGTAAGACATGCTGCTGTTCAGAGAAGCCTGAACCGGACATCAAGACCACCAGATTCCTAGTCAACAGTGCAGGCTGTCACCTGGTTGCTGGGACGTTCTTGTTTCTGGGAGGTGCTATAGCTTTGGCACCCTCAGTCTGGTTCCTGTTCCGTACCAAGGAAATGAACATCAGATATGACAACATTTTCTCTGATGGCTTTGCTGTGTATGTATCCATTGGCTGCTCTGGGGGACTAATGCTGGCCTCCCTGCTGATGTTCATGTGGTACTGTATGTGTAAAAAGTTGCCTTCCCCTTTCTGGTTGCCACTGCAGACTATGCCCACCTCTCTGTCCACCCAGCCTCTCACTGCCAACGGATATCCTCCATCCCCAGTGTATGGTCCTCAGCCATTCCTGGCACAAACATTTCCTCCCACTGTGATCGACACTCAACCTTATGTGCCCTCCCAGGGCTACTCACAAAGTGTGATAGCCCCTGCACCACCGCAGGTGTACATGTCTCAGATTTCTGCTCCTGATGGGTATGGTTCAGAGGTGGGGGGAACCCAGGCCTACAGCTATGCTCCCTCACAGAGTTATGCACCATCACAGAGTTATGCACCATCACAGAGTTACGCACCCTCACAAAGCTACGCCCCTTCTCAAGGCTACGCATCTAGCTACGCAGGCCATCGCTACTCTTCCCGCTCTCGCATGTCTGCCATAGAAATCGACATTCCCGTCCTGACGCAGGGGCAATAG